ACGAAGGGCTGTCTGAACGGGAAGACATGCTAGCGGTGGTGTAGCTCCTTCGCTACGATGCCATGCCTTATCAAAGGAACCATTTTTCTCATGTACGGGCGCGCTCATTGTTTACTGACACATGGTTTTTAGTGGCGGTTTGTGCAGCTCACAGCCAGACGTCGCTCCCTCAGTTCTGCTGGCAGGTGGAAGTGCtgatgctgctgccagagaaCTGCTGATTCTGGGTTATTTTAAGCCAGGTTTGGCTCGGTGGGACGGTTGCCGTCAGCATGCTGCCGTAGCTGGGGAGGCAGTGGGGAGATCAGAGGGACTGAGTGGGGGCTAGGGACTGCTGAGGTCAGCCCAGCTATTGAAAAGCCTTCGTATGTTTAAGGCTTTAATCACcattatatatgtatgtttgaCAGCCTTGGCTCCGTCTAAAATTTAGGCACACCCGTAGGAAAGATGTGATTTGCCTATTAGCAAGTCTGGTGGCAAAGTGCAGGTGGTAGCAGCTgtgaagaagctgaaaaattgGACCTTTTCATAAAGTTTTGTTAATTTCAAGCTGGCTCATTGTAATAGTTTATTTGGCATAAGACGctatttcctcttccaaaagTGTCAAACTGCAATAAGTATACGATCCTTCGTAGGTGGAAATCTGAATTAGCGCATCTACCTGCGGCAGCACTTTTACTGAAAACGTGCTCAAAGAAGTGGAGAATGTTTTATACCTTTACAGGGATAACCCATGGTTTCTTGCAGGCTCTCATACGCTGAACTAAAGCTTTAAGTACTAGTTAGAACTGCTCTTCTACAAAACTACTGGACAGGGAAATAACCAACAGATCTCAAATTCTGAATATGTTGTAGATTCACCTgtatcctttaaaatatatttgcatgaGTGAATGTAGAAAGCTTTGAGCAGCGTGGATACCCTTCAAGGAATGTGTATAAGTGGCATTGGCAACTAATCCCTGTGCTGATAAGTAGACAGTGTGTAGCCACAACAAGGAATCGGACCAgataaatctattttttgtgtgtttgtacaTAGTAATAACCTCGATATTATGAGTTGTGGGAACATGTTGAATTTGAGATGAATAGTTGGATTTTGGTGTTAATTATTGTGGCTTCGCTGCTTTGTACATCGATTATCTTTTGCTAAAATGAGGTGTTATTTAATGGCATCAAGACAGCTGCACAAGTACTGTGTgagtttattttaacaaaatgcaaGTATTGTAACGGTCCAGTTACATTTGAAGAACTTAAGTAGAGGTATTTTGTGCTGGTTTTAGTGCTATTGTAGACACGGAGTAACTATGCTATAAAACCAGagtaataaattaatattacaCCTACAAGTTACCatttttcctcagcagaaacaggagaattttttttgtgaaagtcAACATGGAAAAAGGTGGTGATAAAATTAACTGCACACAGTGAAAACaagctggaggaaaagcaggaaatggGGCTAAAATTACCTGAGGAAATGAGGTTTCTGCAGAACTTCTTGTCCCTGCCTAATGTCCTTTTGCCagttccagcttttttttttttttttttataacagtgGAAAGGTGCCTGCAAGACTTGTGAAGACTGGCAGCGGAGGAGAGGGAAAGACGTACAGAGCTTAGTCTGTTCAGTGCATTAGCAGGATGGTCAGAACATGGGCAGCTCTCGACTATGGCCACATCTTGGTGTCTGGGGTAGGATTAGTGCTGTAGGCAGAAGAGTTgagcaacaaagaaaacaaatctgtgtAGGAAACCAGCCTTTCCTAAGTCTGCTGCTTACAGAACAGCTTGTCTGTCTCCGGCTGGTTGTTAGAGTAAATTTAAATGCGCTTATTTGTAGACTGAATGTGCTTGAACAAAAGCTATTTACAggtatatgtataaatatattaaacatccttaaaaacatctttaataTTGCAGCAGAGCAGTAGTTTCAGTTCTTCAAAGTTGGCTCTGATTCCAGTACAAACATTCATCTCAATAACCCTGTCCACTCATATTTGAGTAAAGCTTGAATACTTTCCTAGTCAAGGTAGAATGGGAAATGCTTTTAGTATTGTCACTGTGGTAttctttaaattgcttttatgtatactggaaaaaaaaatgagctcgGCAGCGGTTTAATCAGAAGTTAAGAGGTTTGCTTAGGACAGCTTGTTATCCGTTACCTGGAGCTGCTGAGGCGTACACAGTTTCAGCAGCTGAGGGATCTGAAAGGAGATGTGTGCCCGTTCACCACATCCTGCTCTTTGACTTTAAGGTACTCATTTAATGTGGTAGTTTCAGTGGGTGTAGTCAAATAACTCATgataaatacttgttttaaaataaatacagcctGTACAATCTATATTAAGCAGGTTGTCTTTGTTAcattgcctcttttttttttccttcttttaggAAACCCAGCGCTTGCTGGCAGAGCCAGTCCCTGGGATAAAAGCAGAACCAGATGAAAGCAACGCACGTTATTTTCACGTGGTCATTGCAGGTCCACAGGATTCCCCCTTTGAGGGTGGGACATTTAAACTTGAACTATTCCTTCCAGAAGAATATCCAATGGCAGCTCCTAAAGTACGTTTCATGACCAAAATTTATCACCCTAATGTAGACAAGCTGGGAAGAATATGTTTAGATATTTTGAAAGGTAAGTgcaaccttatttttttcctttttatgttaaTAAGTGCAGAACTTGTAGATCAACCCTAAAAAGAGATTTAATGTGTTTGCAAGAATACCTAACCTATCCTTTAATTTGGGGGaggaaaacttgtttgtttgtttgtttgtttttctgtagacTGTGAATGTGGTGTTTCATACTGCTATAAATGTCTCTTTAGATAAATGGTCCCCAGCTTTGCAGATTCGTACAGTTCTGCTATCAATCCAGGCTTTGTTAAGCGCTCCCAATCCAGATGATCCACTAGCAAACGATGTAGCTGAGCAATGGAAGACCAATGAAGCCCAAGCCATAGAAACAGGTGACGTATCTGACGCTATTTTTCTAACTTTAGGAAATATATTGAGCTGATGACTAATTGGTTGGGGTTTTAAATCCCGACCTCCTGTTTTATGCCTGCAGTGTGCAGAAGCAATCGTTGCATGCGGTTGTAGTCCAAGTTTCCTCAGAATGCCTGCAGCACTCTATTCAAGAGTGTAAATGCAGCCTTCTAGAAGAACACAGATCTGTTTTATCTTGAGCTTTTATGTGCCTAAATTGTAAGGGTGTCTAATTTGCACTCATAGTAAAATAAAAGTGCACATCTGTGTTTTTAGTGTAAAGTTTAAGAAACAGATTATTTAGTATCAGAAAGTACATCTCTTCCGAACCTGCTTCTGTTGCAGGCTGTAACGGATTGAAAGAATTATTACGTTAACCCCTTT
This genomic window from Cygnus olor isolate bCygOlo1 chromosome 1, bCygOlo1.pri.v2, whole genome shotgun sequence contains:
- the UBE2N gene encoding ubiquitin-conjugating enzyme E2 N, producing MAGLPRRIIKETQRLLAEPVPGIKAEPDESNARYFHVVIAGPQDSPFEGGTFKLELFLPEEYPMAAPKVRFMTKIYHPNVDKLGRICLDILKDKWSPALQIRTVLLSIQALLSAPNPDDPLANDVAEQWKTNEAQAIETARAWTRLYAMNNI